The region GTAGGTGCTGTGCACTAAATATGACCTCTGAGACATTATTTACCCTGACAATTTTTTCAATGTTTTGAATATTACCAAGTGCTTTTTCTTCATATTGGTCTGACACAGATACAAAACCAATAATATCGGTTTTAGTATCGTTTGAAAAAATTTTCTGTACACGTTCCACATCATCTGAACTTCCAACCACTATTGTATTGCTCGCTTGAGCGTTTCCAACAGATTTTACATTGGCTTTACGATACAGGAGCCTTATTGCGGGAATGGTAATTGTGGCCCACACACCCCCAAGTAGAAGCATTACACGGGAAAAGCGGTAATGCTCAGGTAATAGCGCATATACAATCAATAACAATAAAAGTCCCCATCCAAGGCCTTTTAATATATCAAGAAACTTATATGGCTTATCATACCCTCCGCTATACAACAAAGCAATAATCCATATTAGCACATACAGTGGCACAACAGTAGTTAAATAAAATTCAGGAAACCAGTTGGATGCGCCAAATTGGTATTTTTCCCACAGAGGAGTAAGCAGCCAAAACCCACCCCACAAAACAAAAAAATCAATTACCGGGATGAAAAGCCGTTTAACCAGGCGTTTAAAAATAGCTAAACCTGCACTAAGCATAATTGCCAATCTAATTAGGAAAGAAAACACAGAGGCATATTTCCTGGCAAAGTGTTTTTGAGCAAAAATGATCATGGCGTTATAAAAAACAACCACATAATTAATACTCTCCTTTTTTGTGCTTTCTCCCTTGTAGTGAATAATTGTTGTATCGGGGAAATAATAATTTTTATAGCCGGATTTTTTTATCCGGTAACTCCAATCAATATCCTCGCCATACATAAAAAATGTTTCATCGAGGCCTCCGATTTCGTCAATTACCTTTTTTCTCACTAACATAAAAGCGCCTGAAAGCACATCCACTTCATGAACCTTTTCTTTATCAAGGTATTTAAGATGGTAGCGGCCAAACTTTTTTGAGTATGGGAAAAGTGCAGAGAGACCTGCAATTTTATAAAAGGCTACCATTGGTGTGGGTAAACCTCGTTTCGACTCGGGTAAGAAATCGCCATTTCCATCAATCATTTTAACTCCAAGTCCGCCGGCATCAGCGTGTTGGTCCATAAATCCGACTACTTTCAAAAAGGTATCCTCTTCAACAACAGTATCCGGATTAAGCAACAACACGTATTCGCCCTTTGCTTGTTTTATAGCGAGATTATTAGCTTTTGAAAAGCCAAGATTCTCCTTATTCTCGATCAACTTCACCCATGAAAACGACTCGCGAACCATTGAAACAGAACCATCGACAGAGTTATTGTCGACAACAAAGACTTCTGCATTAATTTTGCTTACTGCATTTTCAACGGATTGCAAACATTGCCGCAGAAAGTGCCTTACATTGTAATTGACAATTATAACCGATAGCTTCATTCAAAGATTTATTAATAGAGCAGTAAGAAGCAAAAATAAAAAAAGCCGGCAATGATTGCCAGCTTTATATTAAAAAGTTTTATAGACTAATGTCTGAGTACCCAAACCTGTATATCCTGGTTTTTCATGCGGCGGTACTCATTAAAAGCTTTCTGTCTGTCGACATAGCTATTAAATGAAACACGGTAAAACCCTCGCCGTTCCATAAAAACCTCAGAGTTATATCCTTCACCATTAAGTTTTTCAACAAACATGTCGGCATATTTTTTATTTTTAAAACTACCGGCGACCAGGTAATATTTTTTCTGGTTCTTTTTCTTCATCTCTTCTGCCTTACGAATGCTATCCTGGCGAGCCTGCTCTATACTGTCTTGTCTGGCCTGTGCCATTCTTATTGAGTCCATTCTGGCTTGTTTGGCTTTAATTGCGGCACTATCTACAGCTACTTCTCTGGGTTCATCCTTACCAAAAATAGAACCACCAAACCATCCCTGTACAGTATCCCAGTTTAGATAAGCTATTACTGCACCAGCTCCCAAAACAACCACAATTGCCGCTGTAATAATTGCTACTGAAGAGTTATTAGCTTTTTTGGACTGCTGTGTTGCTGGTGGTTTCTTTCCGGGAGGTACTTTTGAACCACCTGGCTTAGGCTGTTGTTTTTCAGTTGTCGCTTTTTTTGCTTCCGGAGCTCCGGTTTTAACCTGGGTTTTACTGTCTTTTTTATCGCTCAGCTTTTCGTTAAGCGTTTTACCTGCTGCGCCACCTGCATCTGCCTTCTTAGCCGCTGGTTCCTCTTTCTTCTCTACTTTGGGTTCTTCTTTCTTTTTCGGAGCAGATTTCTCTTTTTCGTCAAGTTTAACTGATGTCGCCGAATGTGCAGTGGCTGTAGCCTTCTGTTCTTCAGGTTTCTCATCACCAGCTTTAAATCTTACTGAACCTCTCGGATCTTTATATAGATAGCCTAAATCTGCAATTTTAAATGGCTTATTGGCCTTTAGTTCTTTTTGTATATCATCGACAAAAGCCTTTACCTTTTTCTGGGCCTCTTCTTTAACAATACTCTCCTTCTTGGCAATATGATTTATCAATAAACCATCATTATATTTCAGGAAATCATTAAAAGAGACCTGTTTTTCGGTACTCCCAGGGGAAGATTTAACCATAAAAGCGCCAAAATCAGGCACAATTACCCTGGTATTGGTTTTCAGTAATTCAGCTATGTATTTATCTATCATGACGAAAAAGTTTTCAGACAATTTGGACTAATATATTCAATTTTTTTTATTTCAGCAACAAAGATTGTTTTTTTATTTTCTGCACTATTTAAATACAATACGTTTTATTAGCATCTGAAATTCATGTTCAAAATTAGGGGTAAAAAAACTTTTTCCCAATTTTGTTTTAATTTCGGCAATGCTCATCCACCTTCCTCCTGCAAGTTCTTTGGGATCTGGCACCACATCCTGATCTGTTGTTATAGCAAACATATACACAAATTCTTTCTCCACATCACTCTCCCAGATGTAAGAAAACAAAAATTTCGCATCATCGGTTTTTATGTTAAGCTCCTCTTTGGCCTCTCGCTGAAGTGCTTTCTGCGGGGTTTCTTTAAAGGATATATGCCCTCCCACAGACGTGTCCCACTTTCCGGGTTGAATATCTTTATCCGTGGCTCTCTTTTGCACAAAAAGCTCCCCCTTTTTATTAAAAACATGTAAATGTACAACTGGATGCAACACCTTTGAGCCATTGTGCACCTGGGCTCTCGATGCTTTACCTATTACCTTTCCTTCTTCATTTAGTACAGGCAGCCATTCAATTTTTGATCTCAAGATTCTTTGCCGCACCAGTTCCACAACAAACCACAAACCAGCTACCACATAAAACAGTCCTCCGCTTATAAAAGCCCAGGCTTCCTTAGACATGTAAAATGCGCTGTAAAAAACGAACAAGGTGTGGGTAAAGAACAACCAAAAAAGCACTCGTGTTTGGCTTCTTAGTTGACGAAGCTGAGCCTCATCAAACTCCTTACCGGGCATATAGCGCTTTGCCATATTCAACATGATATTTCTGGGTGAGTAGGCACTAAGACCAATTATTACAACCAAAATTGTTTGAATTATACCCGGTTTGAGCTTGAAAAAAATATCATCGTGCAGTAGTAGGCTAACCCCACCAAAAGCAGCAAGCAACAATGTATCAAACAACACAAAAGCATCTGCTTTTTGGTTGCGTATCCATGTATATACAAACACCACCGCTCCTGCTAATAAGGCAAAAATTATTGCATTTGTTGTTCCGGCAAACTCGTCGGCCAAAATAAAAACGAACAAAGGCAGTAAGCCCGGTAATAGCAGACCTAAATATTTGAATTTGTTTTGCAAGGTTACTCAGAAATTTTATCGTCGTATTGTAGGGGAATATTTAGCAGCATACCTTCACTTAGGCGATCGGCATCATCGAGCTTATTTGCTTTAAGGATATCTTTAACGGGAGTATGATATTTTTCTGCGATGGTGCTAAGCATTTCACCTTTTTCAACTTTATGTATGGCTTTTACAGGAATTCGGATACGTTGCCCTAGCCGCAAGCGCTTAGCCTGAACATTATTCACTTTTTCAAGCAGCTGTACAGTAACATTGAATCTGATCCCTAATCGGTAAAAGTTATCACCCTTTTCAATTTTGTAAGGAATAAATTCAGGCTTAACTCCCTGTGGTTCCTTCTCTTTCTTTTTAGTTAAGTCCTTTGTGCGTGCAGGTTTAATTGTATCTTTCGGTTGTGTATCGACGACGCTCTTTTGTGGTTTTTGCTCTGTGGTCACGCGCTCATGGTTAAAAGCAATTTCACTGATTCCGTAAAGCAATGCGACAAGACCAATTACACCCAGCACAATCCAGACTGCCCTTGGAATACCTTTCTTACCTTCAACGATCTCTGTTTTTTCACCGGTTTCAGGTGTGAAAGGCACTTTTTCTGGATCGAACACATGCATCAGGGTTAGCGTAATATTATCGCTCGCTCCGGCCTGGTCGGCTTTTTGGGCCAGATTTGTAGCCATAAAATCTACAGATGCATCTGGATCATTAACAACTTCAGCAATTTGGTTTTCTGTAAGCTCTTTAAATAACCCATCTGAAGTGAGCAGTAACATATCATGCTCTTCCATTGATATGGGTTGTTTGCAAACCGAAAAATTCACATCTTTATCGAAGCCCAATGCTCTGTCGGCTATATAAAAACCAGGATCAGATTCTAGTTTTTCCTCGTTTATCTTATTTTGGGCAAGTGCTGTTTGTGCTTTAGTGTGATCGCGGGTTAGTCTGTAAATGGTATTATCCCGCAAAATATAGAAACGGACATTGCCTATATATGCGTAATAAACAAGCTCTTCAATAACAAGCACAATACCACAGCTGGCTCCCATTCCTTTAAAACGCTCATTTTTTTGAACATGATCGTGCAACTGGAAGTTGGCCAAAGTAAGTGCGTTGGTAAGCGCTTTTTGCGGATTTTTAAATTGAGTATTCCGAAACTGTCTCTTGATTGATTCGATAGCCATTTTTGAGGCAATGGCTCCTCCTCCTTCTTTTCCATTTATGCCATCGCAGATTGCAAAACCGTAACCTCCAGGTATTTGAAATTCTGCATAGGCGTCCTGATTATGCCTTGCTTTACTTCCAATCAGGCTAATAGACTTATATTTAATGGTAAGACTGTGCTCTTTACCCATACTTTATGCAATTTTCACAAATTTAAGGCTAATAATGAAACATACCTTAAAATAACCTCACTAATTATATTTGAACTTAAAGAATTT is a window of Salinivirga cyanobacteriivorans DNA encoding:
- a CDS encoding glycosyltransferase family 2 protein, which translates into the protein MKLSVIIVNYNVRHFLRQCLQSVENAVSKINAEVFVVDNNSVDGSVSMVRESFSWVKLIENKENLGFSKANNLAIKQAKGEYVLLLNPDTVVEEDTFLKVVGFMDQHADAGGLGVKMIDGNGDFLPESKRGLPTPMVAFYKIAGLSALFPYSKKFGRYHLKYLDKEKVHEVDVLSGAFMLVRKKVIDEIGGLDETFFMYGEDIDWSYRIKKSGYKNYYFPDTTIIHYKGESTKKESINYVVVFYNAMIIFAQKHFARKYASVFSFLIRLAIMLSAGLAIFKRLVKRLFIPVIDFFVLWGGFWLLTPLWEKYQFGASNWFPEFYLTTVVPLYVLIWIIALLYSGGYDKPYKFLDILKGLGWGLLLLLIVYALLPEHYRFSRVMLLLGGVWATITIPAIRLLYRKANVKSVGNAQASNTIVVGSSDDVERVQKIFSNDTKTDIIGFVSVSDQYEEKALGNIQNIEKIVRVNNVSEVIFSAQHLQTRYIIRLMIKLDDPRLKFKIVSPDGISVIGSSTIHSLDDVYSVEVNAINKPPNRRFKRTLDVTLSLMFILLYPLLFYTVKQKGGLIKNAWRVMSGKMSWVGFGQTDRLHELPNIRKGVVHPGMLHRKEQRSSDMVQRVNMIYAKDYRLVNDLAIVFRLWKHLGG
- a CDS encoding SPOR domain-containing protein translates to MIDKYIAELLKTNTRVIVPDFGAFMVKSSPGSTEKQVSFNDFLKYNDGLLINHIAKKESIVKEEAQKKVKAFVDDIQKELKANKPFKIADLGYLYKDPRGSVRFKAGDEKPEEQKATATAHSATSVKLDEKEKSAPKKKEEPKVEKKEEPAAKKADAGGAAGKTLNEKLSDKKDSKTQVKTGAPEAKKATTEKQQPKPGGSKVPPGKKPPATQQSKKANNSSVAIITAAIVVVLGAGAVIAYLNWDTVQGWFGGSIFGKDEPREVAVDSAAIKAKQARMDSIRMAQARQDSIEQARQDSIRKAEEMKKKNQKKYYLVAGSFKNKKYADMFVEKLNGEGYNSEVFMERRGFYRVSFNSYVDRQKAFNEYRRMKNQDIQVWVLRH
- a CDS encoding NUDIX hydrolase → MLRSKIEWLPVLNEEGKVIGKASRAQVHNGSKVLHPVVHLHVFNKKGELFVQKRATDKDIQPGKWDTSVGGHISFKETPQKALQREAKEELNIKTDDAKFLFSYIWESDVEKEFVYMFAITTDQDVVPDPKELAGGRWMSIAEIKTKLGKSFFTPNFEHEFQMLIKRIVFK
- a CDS encoding LysM peptidoglycan-binding domain-containing protein, with translation MGKEHSLTIKYKSISLIGSKARHNQDAYAEFQIPGGYGFAICDGINGKEGGGAIASKMAIESIKRQFRNTQFKNPQKALTNALTLANFQLHDHVQKNERFKGMGASCGIVLVIEELVYYAYIGNVRFYILRDNTIYRLTRDHTKAQTALAQNKINEEKLESDPGFYIADRALGFDKDVNFSVCKQPISMEEHDMLLLTSDGLFKELTENQIAEVVNDPDASVDFMATNLAQKADQAGASDNITLTLMHVFDPEKVPFTPETGEKTEIVEGKKGIPRAVWIVLGVIGLVALLYGISEIAFNHERVTTEQKPQKSVVDTQPKDTIKPARTKDLTKKKEKEPQGVKPEFIPYKIEKGDNFYRLGIRFNVTVQLLEKVNNVQAKRLRLGQRIRIPVKAIHKVEKGEMLSTIAEKYHTPVKDILKANKLDDADRLSEGMLLNIPLQYDDKISE